In a genomic window of Occallatibacter riparius:
- a CDS encoding serine/threonine protein kinase, whose translation MEIGNFSSWKRTGKTFSKSGQGDAQIVKCIDDDDGGLYVMKTMPPGQARRPERQERFKREIEALRQFDDPHVLRIVDYGADERGAPYLVTPYCENGSLDAAPKLSVMETLRRFLGICQGVAHAHEKNIVHRDIKPRNIFLDGNDEPVVGDFGLCFLLGDENTDDDRVTETMEVAGPRWFGAPETRDGRLEDVTPTGDVYSLGKVLHSMFPGTRPFDREDHRSARNQLGKGLVNRREYELVHELLDRMIVHNPSARYPDAKVAAEAVTRLIRILEANGRPILIDFPHTCAFCGQGEYKFLNGPEDLRKNTEAPQSWGLTAPVMSPQPAQYSHNFFMIALCDVCGHVQFFRPDLVKGAKDLWMRKPQ comes from the coding sequence ATGGAAATCGGCAACTTCAGTTCGTGGAAGCGCACCGGAAAGACTTTCTCGAAGAGCGGCCAGGGCGATGCACAGATAGTGAAGTGCATAGACGACGATGACGGCGGACTCTATGTGATGAAGACGATGCCTCCGGGACAAGCGCGCAGACCAGAGCGTCAGGAACGTTTCAAGCGAGAGATCGAGGCGCTGCGCCAGTTCGATGACCCGCATGTTCTGAGAATCGTAGACTACGGAGCGGACGAGCGCGGCGCGCCCTACCTGGTCACGCCGTATTGTGAAAACGGCAGCCTCGACGCCGCGCCCAAATTGAGCGTGATGGAAACGCTCCGCAGGTTCCTCGGCATCTGCCAAGGCGTGGCGCACGCCCACGAGAAAAACATAGTGCACCGCGATATCAAGCCGCGGAACATTTTTCTCGACGGCAATGATGAGCCCGTCGTCGGCGATTTCGGCCTGTGCTTTCTTCTGGGCGACGAGAATACTGACGATGATCGCGTGACTGAGACGATGGAGGTCGCCGGTCCGCGTTGGTTCGGCGCACCGGAAACGCGAGATGGACGTCTCGAAGATGTGACGCCCACCGGTGACGTGTATTCGCTGGGCAAAGTGCTGCACTCGATGTTTCCCGGTACCAGACCGTTTGACCGTGAGGATCATCGCTCAGCTCGAAATCAGCTGGGCAAAGGTCTCGTTAACCGCCGCGAATATGAACTCGTCCACGAGCTGCTGGACAGGATGATTGTCCACAATCCGAGCGCCCGGTATCCTGATGCCAAAGTTGCCGCTGAAGCGGTGACGCGGCTGATTCGCATTCTTGAGGCGAACGGGAGGCCCATCCTGATTGATTTTCCCCACACGTGCGCCTTCTGCGGGCAGGGAGAGTACAAATTCCTGAATGGCCCGGAAGATCTCCGGAAGAATACCGAGGCTCCGCAGTCATGGGGGCTAACTGCTCCTGTCATGAGTCCCCAACCGGCCCAATACAGCCACAATTTCTTCATGATCGCGCTTTGCGACGTATGCGGGCATGTGCAGTTCTTCAGGCCCGACCTCGTGAAGGGCGCGAAGGATCTGTGGATGCGAAAGCCTCAATAG
- a CDS encoding type I restriction endonuclease subunit R, whose amino-acid sequence MPVDHKEKAFESAIEHHLVTCAGYVKAEQGWFHQERALDPTQFLPFIQESQPKIWERLRKLLAERTEETLLDDLAKAMDTRGSLDVLRHGFKCYGEPVKVAYFKPATRMNPDDLALYQKNRLTVVRQLLFKPTSSQALDLTLCLNGIPVVTAELKNPMTGQDVQSAMYQYRNDRDPNDLIFQFKKRALVHFAVDPDLVYMTTRLAGKSTYFLPFNQGDGLGAGNPPAAAGKYKTSYLWEEVWQRDSLLDILGRFMHLEVTEAEVGGKKIKKETMIFPRYHQLDAVRKLESTARQEGAGANYLIMHSAGSGKSNSIAWLAHRLSNLHGENDERVFDSVIVVTDRRVLDQQLQNTIYQFEHQSGVVQKIDEDSTQLAEALKSGVPIIITTLQKFPFITDKVVDLPNRMYAVIVDEAHSSQTGEAAAELKGALAGNALKEKAKQEAEERGLADYEEEIVKAMVKRGRQPNLSFFAFTATPKYKTLETFGRKDGSGKPQPFHVYSMRQAIEEKFILDVLRYYTTYKTYFRLIKSIEDDPKLDKKKAARALARFVSFHPYNLAQKTEVMIEHFRTFTKAKIGGRAKAMVVTGSREHAVRYKQEFDKYLAEKGYHDIKALVAFSGTVELDTGDEYTEVAMNNGIRESQLPKEFAKDSYQVLIVAEKYQTGFDQPLLHTMYVDKRLDGVQAVQTLSRLNRTHAGKEDTFILDFVNEAEDIREAFKPYYEIPAIDQQVDVQQLYGLQKSLADEQIYWANEVEEFAKVFFRPKQFHSQTDHAAMHRILNGPVERFEALTEEKQEQFRSNLVAFRNLYSFMSQIIPFQDADLEKLYAFVRLLVPRLPKRGIGPAVVLEDEVALRFYRLQQTSEGSIALAAGERGTVPAPTAVGTGKDRHEQVELSRLIDVVNERFGTDFKPADQLFFEQIREEAISDTAIQQAAMVNSLENFGYVFDKALEDKFIDRMDQNQEIFARYMNDKDFQRVVADWMRRQVYDEVRAQTSEGVPARELRT is encoded by the coding sequence ATGCCAGTAGATCACAAAGAGAAGGCCTTCGAGTCGGCAATTGAGCATCATCTGGTCACATGCGCTGGTTACGTCAAAGCCGAGCAGGGCTGGTTTCATCAGGAGCGTGCTCTCGACCCGACGCAGTTCCTTCCTTTCATTCAGGAATCCCAACCAAAGATATGGGAGCGGTTGCGCAAGCTGCTGGCCGAGCGCACCGAAGAAACGCTGCTCGACGATCTAGCCAAGGCGATGGACACGCGCGGCTCGCTCGATGTGCTACGCCATGGCTTCAAGTGCTACGGCGAGCCGGTCAAGGTCGCATACTTTAAGCCAGCCACGCGCATGAATCCCGACGATCTGGCCCTATATCAGAAGAACCGCCTCACCGTAGTCCGTCAACTTCTCTTCAAACCGACAAGCTCGCAGGCGCTGGATTTGACCCTCTGCCTCAACGGCATCCCTGTGGTCACCGCAGAGTTGAAGAATCCGATGACCGGCCAGGACGTGCAGAGCGCGATGTACCAGTACAGGAATGACCGCGACCCGAACGACCTGATCTTCCAATTCAAGAAACGCGCGCTGGTCCACTTCGCCGTCGATCCCGACCTGGTCTATATGACGACGAGATTGGCAGGGAAAAGCACCTACTTTCTTCCTTTCAACCAAGGCGACGGTCTAGGCGCGGGCAATCCGCCGGCCGCCGCGGGCAAATATAAGACTTCGTACCTCTGGGAGGAGGTCTGGCAGCGGGACAGCTTGCTCGACATCCTTGGCCGCTTCATGCACCTGGAGGTGACGGAAGCGGAAGTCGGCGGCAAGAAGATCAAGAAAGAGACAATGATCTTCCCGCGCTATCACCAGCTCGACGCCGTACGCAAGCTGGAGAGCACAGCGCGCCAGGAGGGTGCCGGCGCAAACTACCTGATCATGCACTCCGCCGGTAGCGGCAAGAGCAATAGCATTGCGTGGCTGGCGCATCGGCTCTCAAATCTGCACGGCGAGAACGATGAGCGTGTCTTCGATTCGGTGATTGTGGTTACGGATCGCCGCGTCCTTGACCAGCAGCTGCAGAACACAATCTATCAGTTCGAGCACCAGAGCGGCGTTGTGCAGAAGATCGACGAGGACTCGACGCAGTTGGCGGAAGCGCTCAAGTCCGGCGTGCCCATCATCATCACCACACTTCAGAAGTTCCCCTTCATCACAGACAAGGTCGTAGACCTGCCCAATCGTATGTATGCGGTCATCGTGGATGAAGCGCACAGCTCGCAGACCGGCGAAGCAGCAGCAGAACTGAAGGGCGCGCTGGCGGGCAATGCCCTCAAGGAGAAAGCAAAGCAGGAGGCAGAAGAAAGAGGGCTCGCCGATTACGAAGAAGAGATCGTCAAAGCGATGGTGAAGCGCGGTCGTCAGCCGAATCTGAGCTTCTTCGCCTTTACCGCCACACCGAAGTACAAAACGCTGGAGACCTTTGGTCGCAAGGACGGGAGCGGCAAGCCGCAACCGTTTCATGTCTACTCCATGCGACAAGCCATCGAGGAAAAGTTCATTCTTGATGTTCTGCGCTACTACACGACGTACAAGACATACTTCCGGCTGATCAAATCCATCGAGGACGATCCAAAGCTGGACAAGAAGAAAGCTGCCCGTGCGCTCGCGCGCTTCGTCAGCTTTCACCCATACAATCTGGCGCAGAAGACGGAAGTGATGATTGAGCATTTCCGTACGTTCACAAAGGCAAAGATTGGTGGGCGCGCAAAGGCGATGGTTGTGACCGGTTCTCGGGAGCACGCTGTCCGCTACAAGCAGGAATTCGACAAATACCTCGCAGAGAAGGGCTATCACGACATCAAGGCGCTGGTCGCATTTTCAGGAACGGTGGAACTCGACACGGGCGACGAGTACACCGAAGTGGCGATGAACAACGGAATTCGCGAAAGCCAGTTGCCCAAGGAGTTCGCGAAGGATTCATACCAGGTCTTAATTGTTGCTGAGAAATACCAAACCGGTTTCGATCAGCCGTTGCTGCACACGATGTACGTAGACAAGCGTCTGGACGGCGTGCAGGCCGTACAGACTTTATCCCGCCTGAATCGCACGCACGCCGGCAAGGAAGACACGTTCATCCTCGATTTCGTCAACGAGGCGGAGGACATCAGAGAAGCGTTCAAGCCTTACTATGAGATCCCGGCGATCGATCAACAGGTCGATGTGCAGCAACTCTACGGGCTCCAGAAGAGCCTAGCCGATGAGCAGATTTACTGGGCGAACGAAGTTGAGGAGTTCGCAAAGGTCTTCTTCAGACCAAAGCAATTTCACTCGCAGACAGATCACGCAGCGATGCATCGCATCCTGAACGGTCCTGTAGAGCGGTTTGAAGCTCTGACCGAAGAGAAGCAGGAACAGTTCCGCAGCAACTTGGTCGCGTTCCGGAACCTGTACTCGTTCATGTCACAGATCATTCCGTTCCAAGACGCCGATCTTGAGAAACTCTACGCCTTCGTTCGGCTGCTTGTGCCACGCTTGCCGAAGCGTGGCATTGGCCCGGCCGTGGTGCTTGAGGATGAGGTGGCCCTTCGCTTTTATCGTTTGCAGCAGACGAGTGAAGGTTCAATCGCTCTAGCGGCTGGCGAGCGGGGAACTGTCCCCGCGCCTACAGCAGTCGGTACGGGCAAAGATCGTCATGAACAGGTCGAGCTTTCTCGATTGATCGATGTCGTTAACGAGCGATTCGGAACTGACTTCAAGCCAGCTGATCAATTGTTCTTCGAGCAGATCAGAGAGGAAGCGATATCCGACACCGCAATCCAGCAGGCCGCTATGGTCAATTCTCTGGAGAACTTCGGATACGTATTCGACAAGGCGCTCGAAGACAAGTTCATTGATCGCATGGACCAGAACCAGGAGATCTTCGCTCGCTACATGAACGACAAAGACTTTCAGCGTGTGGTGGCTGATTGGATGCGGAGACAGGTTTATGACGAAGTGCGTGCTCAGACATCAGAGGGTGTACCCGCGCGGGAACTACGTACTTAA
- a CDS encoding CHAT domain-containing protein, whose protein sequence is MLDNPVSYALAVTDTTVRRYELQGRDQIEQDSAQYRSEIIKRGIDPALAAKLFRELLAPIQEYKQKTHLVVVPDGKLHLLPISALADSGQYVLASHSVSVVPSGSVLDMLQHRRVRTEQKELPYVGVAAWISKPPPTTLLATIRRAVSGPERRELVALPESRNEVETIAGDLPKPSTVLLGDHATKTAFERLPLNQYAVIHLALHGYADPEFPDRSALVFAPRSSPADDGLLQVREIRTLPLNTDLVTLSACDTGVGPVGEEGVANVVNAFIEAGAQSVVSTLWEMEDHSTAQLMIAFYGNLSHGKTKVEALREAQLGSLKSGDSPYFWAGFELDGEPNAPLFASSKSTSSLRSSQ, encoded by the coding sequence GTGTTGGATAATCCAGTTTCATACGCATTGGCGGTAACGGATACGACGGTTCGGCGCTACGAATTGCAAGGCAGAGATCAGATCGAGCAAGACTCGGCACAGTATCGTTCCGAAATCATCAAACGAGGAATTGACCCAGCGCTTGCCGCGAAGCTGTTTCGAGAACTGCTTGCCCCAATTCAGGAATATAAGCAGAAAACTCACCTTGTAGTGGTTCCCGACGGAAAGTTGCATCTGCTTCCGATCTCAGCCCTGGCAGATTCGGGCCAATATGTTCTGGCTTCGCATAGCGTTAGCGTGGTGCCATCCGGTTCAGTACTGGATATGCTGCAGCACCGCAGAGTTCGAACAGAGCAAAAGGAACTTCCGTATGTCGGAGTGGCGGCGTGGATATCCAAACCGCCACCGACAACTCTGCTTGCCACCATCCGCCGTGCGGTTTCGGGGCCAGAGAGGCGAGAGCTGGTCGCACTGCCCGAAAGTCGCAATGAAGTAGAGACCATTGCAGGCGATCTTCCAAAGCCCAGCACCGTTCTCCTCGGCGATCACGCGACAAAAACGGCATTCGAACGGCTACCGCTCAATCAATATGCGGTCATTCACCTTGCGCTACACGGCTATGCCGATCCTGAGTTCCCCGACCGATCAGCCCTCGTCTTTGCGCCACGTTCCTCACCCGCGGACGACGGCCTACTCCAGGTACGGGAGATTCGTACTCTGCCACTGAACACCGACCTCGTGACACTATCGGCTTGCGATACAGGAGTCGGTCCGGTAGGGGAAGAGGGCGTGGCGAACGTCGTCAATGCGTTTATCGAGGCGGGCGCACAAAGCGTGGTTTCTACGCTCTGGGAGATGGAAGATCATTCCACCGCGCAACTCATGATTGCCTTCTATGGAAATCTTAGCCATGGAAAGACGAAGGTAGAAGCTCTGCGCGAAGCGCAGCTCGGATCATTGAAATCTGGAGACTCGCCATACTTCTGGGCCGGGTTCGAACTTGATGGCGAGCCAAACGCACCGCTCTTTGCTAGTTCGAAATCAACTTCCTCGTTGAGGAGCAGTCAATGA
- a CDS encoding S41 family peptidase produces MTTSVAAVAQMPTELSAENKHSILENVLSALRKRFYSPEKLNRDWQAAVQRHRAKIESAPTADAFEQAVSDLLKELNSSHLGFFHQSARRASSRAALSATYLADETAYGKRWIFQDVHSGGAAAIAGIEPGNILLTVNGEEIIPPEHPVFPMGKQTNVELIDNQENRRMVMVDVAKPKGKKLHFIEPTLVEARRLKEGIGYLKIAMFPGMVGVVVANQITDAVHSLGAVDRLIIDLRGNTGGGIGALRVMSLLTSERIPVGFALDKRRTTGDLNHERLSFPRFSRIPSNTKALWPLALRFAPAMLTKKPIVLETEGLAPQQFHGRIVLLVDRHTASAAEMIVAFARENNLATIVGEKTAGRLLSATSVKVGNGFRLALPTGAYHTWRGSVLEGTPIEPDRLVEFDWRDRRRGNDGQLNFAIECLQTFSKAG; encoded by the coding sequence ATGACAACAAGTGTCGCTGCGGTTGCGCAGATGCCAACCGAGCTTTCGGCTGAAAACAAGCACAGCATTCTTGAAAATGTTCTCAGCGCTTTACGGAAGCGGTTTTACTCGCCCGAGAAGTTGAATCGTGACTGGCAGGCAGCAGTACAAAGGCACAGAGCCAAAATAGAGTCCGCTCCTACCGCTGATGCGTTCGAACAAGCTGTGAGCGACCTACTCAAGGAGCTAAATTCCTCCCACCTGGGATTTTTCCATCAGAGTGCGCGGAGGGCATCGAGTCGCGCAGCGCTCAGTGCAACCTACTTGGCCGACGAAACGGCTTACGGAAAGCGGTGGATCTTTCAAGATGTTCACAGCGGAGGGGCGGCGGCTATAGCGGGCATTGAGCCAGGCAATATTCTCCTGACTGTCAACGGCGAGGAGATCATTCCGCCTGAGCACCCGGTATTCCCGATGGGCAAGCAAACCAATGTCGAGCTGATTGACAATCAGGAAAACCGGCGAATGGTGATGGTGGACGTAGCTAAGCCGAAAGGCAAGAAACTCCACTTCATCGAACCGACACTTGTCGAAGCGCGGCGACTCAAAGAGGGTATCGGCTACCTGAAGATAGCCATGTTCCCCGGCATGGTTGGAGTTGTTGTCGCCAATCAGATCACGGATGCAGTCCATTCCTTGGGAGCAGTCGATCGGTTGATTATCGACCTCCGAGGAAACACTGGGGGTGGAATCGGCGCTCTTCGAGTGATGAGCTTGCTTACCTCAGAGAGAATTCCGGTCGGCTTCGCTCTCGATAAGCGCCGCACAACTGGAGACCTCAACCACGAGAGACTAAGCTTTCCCCGGTTCTCCCGGATTCCATCGAATACGAAGGCACTTTGGCCTCTGGCGTTGCGCTTTGCTCCAGCGATGCTCACCAAGAAGCCAATTGTCCTCGAAACCGAAGGCCTCGCTCCACAGCAGTTCCACGGACGTATCGTTTTGCTGGTCGATCGGCATACCGCCAGTGCGGCAGAAATGATCGTCGCCTTTGCACGGGAGAACAACCTTGCAACGATCGTCGGCGAGAAGACGGCTGGCCGCCTGCTGTCAGCCACGTCCGTCAAAGTAGGAAACGGATTCCGCCTCGCACTTCCAACTGGGGCATATCACACGTGGCGAGGATCTGTTCTTGAAGGAACACCAATCGAACCAGACCGTCTCGTCGAATTTGATTGGCGGGACAGACGTCGAGGCAATGATGGGCAACTCAACTTCGCAATCGAGTGCTTGCAAACATTCTCGAAGGCTGGTTGA
- a CDS encoding PDDEXK nuclease domain-containing protein — MSEILDPRNGAPEEQGFAEIVRLIDAGQSRALQAVNTALIDLYWQIGESISRRLATAEWGEGTVDRLAAFIALQIPGVRGFSRRNLFRMRQFYEAYRDNQIVSPLVTQLPWSHHLIILGQSKRPEEREFYLRMAVREHWSKRQLERQFKAALFEQAVLNPPKVSPAVAQIHPEALTIFRDSYTLEFLGLPPEHSEADLHRGLIARMKDFLLELGHDFCFAGSEYPLQVGGQDFALDLLFYHRGLNALVAIELKVGRFEPEYLGKLNFYLEALDRDVRKPHERPSIGVLLCASKDDEVVEYALSRSLSPALVAEYQTMLPDKQLLQAKLHEFYRLNASEGDEA, encoded by the coding sequence ATGAGCGAAATCCTCGATCCACGCAACGGCGCGCCCGAAGAGCAGGGCTTCGCCGAGATTGTCCGGCTGATCGATGCTGGCCAGAGCCGTGCGCTCCAGGCGGTCAATACGGCGCTGATCGACCTTTACTGGCAGATAGGTGAATCCATCAGCCGACGGCTAGCGACAGCCGAATGGGGCGAAGGCACCGTAGACCGGCTGGCCGCGTTCATTGCCCTGCAGATCCCAGGCGTGCGCGGCTTTTCTCGGCGCAATTTGTTTAGAATGAGACAGTTCTATGAGGCTTATCGAGACAACCAAATTGTGTCACCACTGGTGACACAACTGCCGTGGTCTCATCACCTCATCATTCTGGGCCAAAGCAAGCGGCCGGAAGAGCGTGAGTTCTACCTCCGCATGGCAGTTCGGGAGCATTGGTCCAAGCGCCAACTCGAACGCCAGTTCAAAGCTGCGCTCTTCGAGCAAGCGGTTCTCAATCCGCCAAAAGTGTCGCCAGCGGTGGCACAAATTCATCCAGAGGCGCTCACCATCTTCCGGGATAGCTACACCCTTGAGTTTCTCGGCCTACCGCCCGAGCACTCCGAGGCCGATTTGCACCGCGGCCTGATTGCTCGTATGAAGGATTTTCTGCTCGAACTCGGCCACGATTTCTGTTTCGCCGGTTCGGAGTACCCACTCCAGGTCGGCGGTCAGGATTTCGCCCTCGATTTGCTCTTTTATCACCGGGGATTGAATGCGTTGGTCGCCATTGAACTCAAGGTGGGCCGCTTCGAGCCTGAGTATCTCGGCAAGCTCAATTTCTATCTGGAGGCGCTGGACCGCGACGTGCGTAAGCCGCACGAGCGGCCCTCCATCGGCGTGCTTCTTTGCGCAAGCAAGGACGATGAGGTGGTCGAATATGCCCTCAGCCGGAGCCTAAGCCCGGCGCTGGTTGCCGAGTATCAGACTATGTTGCCCGACAAACAGCTTCTCCAGGCGAAGCTCCACGAGTTCTATCGGCTCAATGCCTCGGAAGGAGACGAGGCATGA
- a CDS encoding restriction endonuclease subunit S, which produces MKLPRYTKYKDSGVKWLGQVPEHWELHRVKSLFEIKKRIAGKEGYDVLSITQRGLQIRDVESNDGQLAADYSKYQFVKPGDFAMNHMDLLTGYIDISGTFGVTSPDYRVFSTRPTATIHDRYFLYLFQNAYREKIFYAFGQGASHLGRWRLPADQFNNLALPVPPKEEQIAICSILDYETEKINVLVEEQQRMIELLTEKRQAIIAHAVTKGHNSSMPMKASGIKWLGSIPANWELSRLKNCCYGIVDCKNRTPEEKVDGGFFVVRTTCVRNGTFCSDGGYFTDEKSYVEWTKKGTPREGDVLFTREAPAGEACLVPKDLVFCLGQRMMYLRPDTDKILSEYLLYSIYGPLIRGRIDAKSKGSTVNHLRVGEVGELPILVPSIPEQREIVRELTAQLSTLSSLMAHAAHAIALLQERRSALISAAVTGQIDVRNYRPEEAHAVCQ; this is translated from the coding sequence ATGAAGCTGCCGCGCTACACGAAATACAAAGACAGCGGGGTGAAGTGGCTGGGGCAAGTGCCGGAGCACTGGGAACTGCATCGCGTCAAGTCTCTCTTCGAAATCAAGAAGAGAATTGCTGGTAAAGAGGGATATGACGTCCTATCTATTACTCAGCGCGGTCTTCAAATACGTGATGTTGAAAGCAATGATGGTCAGCTCGCTGCGGACTATTCTAAGTACCAGTTCGTGAAGCCCGGAGATTTTGCCATGAACCACATGGACCTTCTCACGGGCTATATCGACATATCGGGGACGTTTGGAGTGACAAGTCCTGATTACCGAGTTTTCTCAACGCGTCCAACAGCGACCATTCATGACCGCTATTTCCTTTACTTGTTCCAGAATGCTTACAGGGAAAAGATCTTTTACGCCTTCGGTCAGGGAGCTTCTCATTTAGGACGCTGGCGATTGCCAGCCGATCAATTCAACAATCTCGCTTTGCCAGTGCCGCCCAAAGAAGAGCAGATCGCAATTTGTTCCATACTCGACTATGAAACCGAGAAAATTAACGTTCTGGTCGAAGAACAGCAGCGCATGATCGAGTTGCTGACAGAGAAGCGGCAGGCCATCATTGCCCACGCCGTCACCAAGGGCCACAACTCTTCTATGCCGATGAAAGCTTCTGGCATCAAGTGGCTGGGGTCCATACCCGCAAATTGGGAACTCTCGCGACTGAAGAACTGTTGTTATGGAATTGTTGATTGCAAAAATCGAACACCGGAGGAGAAGGTCGACGGCGGCTTTTTCGTAGTTCGAACAACCTGTGTTAGGAACGGAACTTTTTGTTCTGACGGTGGGTATTTCACTGATGAGAAAAGCTATGTGGAGTGGACAAAGAAAGGAACACCCAGAGAAGGTGATGTCCTTTTCACCCGTGAAGCACCCGCCGGTGAAGCATGCCTAGTCCCTAAAGACTTGGTGTTCTGTCTCGGACAAAGGATGATGTACCTGCGACCTGACACAGACAAGATACTTAGCGAGTACCTACTCTACAGCATATACGGCCCATTGATTCGAGGCAGAATCGACGCGAAATCGAAAGGCAGCACCGTCAACCATTTGCGCGTAGGCGAGGTTGGAGAACTCCCGATCCTTGTTCCCTCAATTCCAGAGCAACGTGAGATAGTTCGCGAACTAACTGCCCAACTGAGCACGTTATCTTCGTTGATGGCACATGCGGCTCACGCCATCGCACTACTTCAAGAACGTCGTTCTGCCCTCATCTCCGCAGCTGTGACCGGACAGATAGATGTGCGCAACTACCGTCCCGAGGAGGCTCATGCCGTATGCCAGTAG
- a CDS encoding type I restriction-modification system subunit M, whose product MSNFSERVSFIWSVADLLRGPYKPAQYGKVILPLTVLRRLDCVLEPTKQKVLDKAASLKASGIKDIEPILNKAAGQKFHNTSKWDFQRLKGDPDKISTNLAHYIKTFSSKARQIFEFFEFEKEIAKLAEANRLYLVVSKFAEIDLHPSVVPNYEMGLIFEDLIRRFNEASNETAGDHFTPREVIRLMVNLLFTPDSQVLRTPGTIRTLYDPACGTGGMLSVAEEFLRELNPDAKLEVFGQDYNNEAFAICCSDMMIKGQHSDNIKFGDSFTQDGLAGKKFDYLLANPPFGVEWKPQADKIIAEHEEKGFDGRFGPGLPRINDGSLLFIMHMIAKMKAEGSRLAIVFNGSPLFTGDAGSGESEIRKWIIESDWLEAIVALPTEMFYNTGIATYIWILTNRKRRERRGKVQLINATDLYVKMRKNLGNKRNELSNENIAEIVDLYGDLTKNGRSKLFDNRDFGFHQITVERPLKLAFQVTPERIEALKEESAFQKLATSKKRGREGKSEIDAGQALQLGIEQMLKTMDASIVDKNRSGFEVRLVSAIDQAGIKIPVPVRKAIFSVMSERDESAEICRDADGNPEPDAEMRDYENVPLKEDIHDFFKREVLPHVPDAWIDESKTRIGYEIPFNRHFYVFKPPRPLDEIDAELKTVAGRIMTMLEGLAE is encoded by the coding sequence TTGTCGAACTTCAGTGAGCGAGTCTCATTTATCTGGTCGGTTGCCGACCTGCTTCGTGGTCCGTACAAACCAGCACAATATGGCAAGGTGATCCTGCCTCTGACGGTCCTGCGCAGGCTTGATTGCGTTTTGGAGCCTACCAAACAGAAGGTTTTGGACAAGGCAGCATCCCTCAAGGCGAGCGGCATTAAGGACATTGAGCCGATCCTGAATAAAGCCGCTGGACAGAAGTTCCACAACACCAGCAAGTGGGACTTCCAGAGGCTCAAGGGCGACCCGGATAAGATTTCGACCAATCTGGCTCACTACATCAAGACCTTTTCCTCGAAGGCGCGCCAGATCTTCGAGTTTTTTGAATTTGAGAAGGAAATTGCCAAGCTGGCAGAGGCCAACCGGCTTTACCTCGTCGTTTCCAAGTTCGCTGAGATTGATCTTCACCCGTCCGTCGTTCCGAACTATGAGATGGGTTTGATCTTCGAGGATCTGATCCGGCGCTTCAATGAAGCGTCGAACGAAACTGCTGGCGATCACTTCACTCCGCGTGAAGTGATCCGTCTGATGGTCAACCTGCTCTTCACCCCAGATTCCCAGGTCTTGCGGACTCCCGGCACCATTCGGACCCTGTATGACCCGGCCTGCGGAACCGGGGGCATGCTCAGCGTGGCTGAAGAGTTCCTTCGCGAGTTAAATCCGGACGCAAAGCTCGAAGTTTTCGGCCAGGACTACAACAACGAAGCCTTCGCCATCTGCTGCTCCGACATGATGATCAAGGGGCAACATTCGGACAACATCAAGTTTGGTGACAGTTTTACCCAGGACGGTCTCGCGGGGAAGAAGTTCGACTACCTGCTTGCCAATCCTCCCTTCGGCGTCGAGTGGAAGCCGCAGGCCGACAAGATCATCGCCGAGCATGAGGAGAAGGGATTCGATGGCCGGTTCGGTCCCGGCCTTCCGCGCATCAATGACGGTTCGCTCCTCTTCATCATGCACATGATCGCGAAGATGAAGGCGGAAGGGTCGCGCCTGGCCATCGTCTTCAACGGCTCGCCCCTATTCACCGGCGACGCCGGATCGGGTGAGAGCGAAATTCGCAAATGGATCATTGAGTCCGACTGGCTGGAGGCAATCGTCGCTCTGCCCACGGAAATGTTCTACAACACCGGCATCGCCACCTATATATGGATACTCACCAACCGCAAACGCCGTGAGCGCCGCGGCAAGGTCCAGCTCATCAACGCAACCGATCTTTATGTGAAGATGCGCAAGAACCTTGGCAACAAGCGCAACGAACTCTCTAACGAGAACATCGCAGAGATTGTCGATTTGTATGGCGACCTCACGAAAAATGGCCGCTCAAAGCTCTTCGACAATCGAGACTTTGGCTTTCACCAGATTACGGTTGAGCGTCCTCTCAAGCTGGCGTTCCAAGTTACGCCGGAGCGCATCGAGGCGCTCAAGGAAGAGAGCGCCTTCCAGAAACTGGCAACCTCCAAGAAAAGAGGTCGCGAAGGAAAGAGCGAGATCGATGCGGGGCAAGCCCTCCAGCTTGGAATCGAGCAGATGTTGAAAACGATGGACGCTTCCATCGTGGACAAAAACCGTTCCGGGTTCGAAGTGCGTCTGGTTTCTGCAATCGACCAAGCCGGAATCAAGATTCCCGTGCCGGTCCGTAAAGCCATCTTCAGTGTCATGTCCGAGCGCGATGAATCGGCCGAGATTTGCCGCGATGCGGACGGCAACCCGGAACCCGACGCCGAAATGCGTGACTACGAGAACGTACCGTTGAAAGAGGACATCCACGACTTCTTCAAGCGCGAGGTTCTGCCGCACGTGCCCGACGCTTGGATCGACGAGTCGAAGACCCGCATCGGCTACGAGATTCCTTTTAACCGCCATTTCTATGTCTTCAAACCGCCGCGTCCGCTCGACGAGATCGATGCCGAGCTGAAGACCGTCGCCGGCCGCATCATGACTATGCTGGAGGGGCTGGCCGAATGA